The Gossypium raimondii isolate GPD5lz chromosome 2, ASM2569854v1, whole genome shotgun sequence genome segment CGTTTGGTAAGGattgaaactttaaaatttaaaaagtacatagactaaaaaatgatcaaattaaaggataggactaatggcaaaatttaacctatataataatattaagtgaTGTGGACATGCCTGGCTTCTTGAGAGACCGGTTTGCCGGGCTAAGATATGTTTATCAACATCGCTTGGATACCTGCAAAAGTATTGAAACTTTTCAGCCATGGTAGTACTTTTGGTTACTTGTAAGTGAGGGAAAAGATGGGTcctagttatatatatacatatatatatatatatatcaatggAAACCAAATGGTCCAAATccacataaaaaaaaataacagagAGAAGCTAAATGGTTGAAATAAGAtgtcaaaacatttaaaaaatgtgGAATCTGAATGGTGATGACAAGAAACCAACAAAGATTAACCACAAAATGCTTTAAAACTAGTAAAGAGAAAGAGATTTACGGGTGTAGAAAATGCTCAAATAACCAAGCTCGAAGAACCGAGACTGATCTTTCGGGCAAGCCTCTTTGGGGTCTCCATGGATGTGATTCCATCATGTTCATTTGATGATAAGACCTTTGTTGCCTCAAAGCTTGGTCGAGTATCCTTAGCCTTGGTGTTTCACCTTTGGTTGTCCCTGGTGCAACTGGGTCTTTTTCTCCCATGGCTTTCCTAGTAGCTTGAATTTGGCCAACGATGCCATCTCTTAAGCTTCTAAAATGCCTTGACATCGCTTTCGATGCTAAAGCCGAATACACCGATGCCGCGCCGATGCCGGCCACTGCTTCGAAGGACAATACCACGGCTTTCATTTGATCACAATAGTGCTTGTATCTTCTATCCAACTAAAGAtgcatgaaaagaaaaacaataaatttgcaTTTATTGGGCGGCCCCCTAAGTCGCTAAATTAGTTCaagaaaagaatatttttaaacccCATTTCAATCTACCACAAAAAgctttcatacatacatacatcaCACATAGTACTATCAAAATACTATCAAAGTTgaagttttatattaaaattcagattgcattttaataaaaatataaattaattgattcatatatgttaaatcaaataaaattaatcatttcatcaaaaattttatttatttctactattatAAACTAATCATATACATTAACATAAAGTTCTCGTGATGTATCACATGTcactatttaatttgatatatatgaattaatttattcaatttttgagTAAAGAAAGACAAATTGCAATATGAAAACTACTACACAGCTTCCAAGGTATTTTTATCATCATACATACAAACATACCTCTTCTAGCATTGAAAGCAgcttggtttttcttttctgcaACTCCATGAAATCTAGGGAATGAAGGGGTTGTTTCATTGAAGAGCTACCTCCATTCTCATCATCCCATTGTTTATTACCCTTATGGATCGATTGCTTTTGTTTCGATGAATCCATTTGTTTCATCGCAAGGCTACAAAACTCATTCAAAAGCTCTTGAGTTGGTCCCAAGTACTTTGAATTCCTCAATTGGAACTCCccttgatgatgatgatgatttgcAGGCTTTGCAAAGAAACCCTCTCTAGAACTTGATGAAGAACCAATGAACCTCATATCATCATGTTGATTATCATAGCCATGACCAACTTGCTTCAGCTCAAAAGATTGTACCCCAATGGTAGTGGGATTACTTGATGAAAGAGAGAGTGAAAGACCTTGACTTGGTCTCTCGTTTCCTTCGCAAGGGAAAACACACCTGAAAGAAGAATCATCTTGCCAAGGACCTGATGACTCAGTTCCAACTTCTAACCCAGTTGTGAACTCGGCATGTTGATAGAACTCGGTCGTTGACTCATTAACAGCCTTGGAACAAGAAGGAGTACCTGTGGTGGTGGTGTTGCTTCCATTTTTATTGAAGAATCCTATCATCTCCATGCCTGTTGTTAAGTTAAACATCTCCGGGTTGGATTCAAAGCTTTGGATCTGATTCACGAGATGGGTTGGCATGGTTGAATAGCAAAAACCAGTTGATTTATCATCCATGTAATTTCCCTTTAATGATTTATGCTTTTCATTTGTTCCATTATAGCTTCTGAGATGCTGATTCTgcaacaaaacaaacaaacattaATTGAAACTCAgttcaaaacaaaacatttctTTATATAGAACATACTTAATgtaagaaagagaaaaaagagatgCCTTACCAGTTATGGAACAAGTTTCAACAGACATGGATGAAAACTTGAAAGGAGATTTTGATGGAGAAGAACCTTGTTTTGTTCTATGTTAAAAACCCAACATGGGGtgccatgaaaatttaaaatcttcacAACAAAAAGAAGTTTCAGATCCAGAGGTGATGATGATGGGGGCCCTTATGCATAACCATGATCATATTCATACTCATATCCTTGCCTTTTCTCTCACTAGCTCAAGTGGGTCAATAGGGTTATTGATGTAAAAATTTGTAGGAAAATGTTAAACGTTGTCTAATAAtattggattaaattgatacttataaaaaaatataattgttaaTACATCCAAAATAGACATCCTACTGAGAAAATTCTCCCTCAATTACTTCATaaccaacaataaaaaaataaaatgaaaatatataaagaacttaatgattaaaacaataaattccTTGGTTCCCAAAGTACTGAAGCAACAGGTGACAGGATAGGATAAGGGGAAGAACAGAGACTAATGATGGTCCTTTGCCTGCAAACCAAACTACAAGCCGCCACATGACATGACATATCAGAAAAATTGGAAGAGTAATCACGCCTTGTTTTTAAACAAGTGTTGTGGAAGTTGTGTTAAAGTGATTAATTTGTTGTGGTGGCTAAGTgttaattatgtgtgcttaaagttttctatttaaatccttttttttgaatttttattatttttgtagttgGCTTATCTTTAAATTCTGGGTATTTATTGGCAAGAAATAGTTTATTGGTTCAGtggtaaaatttcaatttatttagaggtctcgtgtttaaattttgtgcaTATAATTTTGCTTTACC includes the following:
- the LOC105789101 gene encoding homeobox protein BEL1 homolog, with protein sequence MDDKSTGFCYSTMPTHLVNQIQSFESNPEMFNLTTGMEMIGFFNKNGSNTTTTGTPSCSKAVNESTTEFYQHAEFTTGLEVGTESSGPWQDDSSFRCVFPCEGNERPSQGLSLSLSSSNPTTIGVQSFELKQVGHGYDNQHDDMRFIGSSSSSREGFFAKPANHHHHQGEFQLRNSKYLGPTQELLNEFCSLAMKQMDSSKQKQSIHKGNKQWDDENGGSSSMKQPLHSLDFMELQKRKTKLLSMLEELDRRYKHYCDQMKAVVLSFEAVAGIGAASVYSALASKAMSRHFRSLRDGIVGQIQATRKAMGEKDPVAPGTTKGETPRLRILDQALRQQRSYHQMNMMESHPWRPQRGLPERSVSVLRAWLFEHFLHPYPSDVDKHILARQTGLSRSQVSNWFINARVRLWKPMVEEMYLEETKEHENNNMASPNGATNTNQNDQKPTPDQLVRVDSECLSSIVTNLDKNDPKSAKTIETRHSLHHHHHHHQQQSFATYGAMELDFSSYNHHQAAASNGGGVSLTLGLQQHGGNNGVSLAFSPTSQSSLFYPRSDQIEDCQPVQYSLLDGEGQHLPYRSLMGAQLLHDLAG